The proteins below are encoded in one region of Streptomyces marianii:
- a CDS encoding type I polyketide synthase gives MNSVEHHVDLVIGITPFGEPDARLAAGVSRAGGLGVLDLGSGDRRAREALAALRRWPPGRWGVRIGPRCEPRPDDLLGDCGSPGGPDTVVLAPDSAWDLSALPRDPRLRVLVEVTGLKAARRAVESGADGLIVRGSECGGPVGELSTFVLLQQLLAAEPGVPVWACGGIAPRTAAAAVVGGAAGVVLDTQLALLAESQLPGPVAAVLRTCDGTETAVSGGHRTLRRRGPAARSSADDTSPVHRLPVGQDAFLAARFAERWGDTGRAVRAVLGAVRCAVRDGEREAAARALGTDSAMSRALGTRLPVAQGPMTRVSDGAAFAAAVADDGALPFIALALAGADRSRTMLEEARRALDGRPWGVGILGFAPEETRSAQLAAVRAAGPTHAIVAGGRPSQARVLEEAGIRTFLHVPSPGLLRQFLDAGARRFVFEGAECGGHVGPRNSFPLWEAQMAVLEDFLDGLARQSDEARARAAAEQIEVFLAGGIHDERSAAMAAALAAPLTARGCAVGTLMGTAYLFTEEAVAHGAVRPLFQRRVLAAERTALLETAPGHATRCVPSPFSDDFGTLAAGMREEGLAEREVWERLERLNVGRLRIAAKGVERAGGGALGPVDEERQLAEGMFMAGEVAVLRTATTTVARLHSAVTDGAARLLTERATGPAARPGPGQDSAATGEPEPPQPLDVAVVGMACMFPGAPDLASFWANVLDGVDSVGEVPRDRWDPGVHGVEAGGTVTSRWGGFLPPVPFDALRYGIPPASLGSIEPVQLLALEAARRALDDAGLGDGGRAFDRTRTGVVFGAEPGSDLSNATTLRAVLPSYFGEVPKGLEEQLPPLTEDSFPGMLANVVSGRIANRLDLGGPNFTVDAACASSLAAMDVACKELVAGTSDIMLCGGADLHNGVNDYVLFSSVHALSPTGRCRAFDGSADGIALGEGVACVVLKRLADAERDGDRIYGVVKGIGSSSDGRSLGLTAPRPEGQRRALERAHRNAGTSPADVGLVEAHGTGTVVGDRTELGVLTEVFGAAGANPGGCVLGSVKSQIGHTKCAAGLAGLIKAVMALHTGVRPPTLHLEQPNAAWHEDRSPFVFHREALPWGAPAERRVAGLSAFGFGGTNFHVVLGAHGGGPPPSHGRDAWPAELFLFRGTDPAAARRAAEDLLETASPAAEGASGWRLRDLALAASRRTATDRGPVRIAVVAKDPDELCLRLRRALDGGHDPGAGVHLAGDEAAAGAPDTAGAPRGGGSGGKVAFLFPGQGSQRTGMFAGLFTAFPELQHLLALDRGTATALHPPAAFTDAARGRATAALTDTRAAQPALGMVNLAAHALLTRAGVVPDMAAGHSYGELVALSAAGALDPETLLTLSSERAAAILATAGDDPGAMAAVRASAADVQRVLGAPRADGGHHDTESGDSRDSESNGDRAAGGLLGAGLVVANHNTPRQTVISGPTAAVEAALGLLREAGLGAKRLPVACAFHSPLVAEAGERFARVLAEHPVRPPEFRVWSNRTARPYGDRPEEIRAELAAQIGAPVRFAEQIEAMYEAGARVFVECGPGRVLTGLVAEVLGDRPHRTVACAPQPGSGLPELLDALARLAVAGVPVTTDWMFRGRDAVDPGRAEGGRKPGWTVDGHLVRTSSGELLPGALAPARRVVETTVTDHHGDRTPEGGATGQDALIAEFLRTSREMVAAQRDVLLTYFGGRAPGDPLPAPDGPPLAPALQTGRAEAWEPEPVGTPPEAGAAATGPGHLAGQERTGAPGGGVDPAGPPSGDDVLRLIVDIISERTGYPADMVEPGLDLEADLSIDSIKRTEIVGELAGQLIRAGAAPADAGSLDDAAMEELSRARTAEALAAGICALLPGAGAEPDGGPAASATGPGTPAAPAPVPVPVPERNGNGNGNGNGNGNGNGNGPYRVAATGTGRGSEAAMSAAPTTQISRFPSGDGGGAAPGADTPLVAAPKRLELRKVPLNRNPGAATPAALRGRRFVLLGDGDGELAGTARALAAALERHGAVSAVLDAEQPLPPQNGHGPLDGVVLLDPLAASGPPVLPSAFPVVKAALACRPARLLAVRLTEEGLVTERSAGLRGLFRTIARECPDTGPTVIDLDPGGGARMPRTPEGVAAAVVEELSAAGGAPAVVRDADGVHTWEPVEAPFGMTAATGAGPAGDGAAEAAALGLDQDSVVLLTGGARGITAAFAVALARASRCRVELLGRTPAPAGPEDPETAAAGDRAALRRVLAVRGGYSSPAEIDRTAELILAQREMAATLTALEAAGSRVRYRSVDCRDSAAVLQAVKEIHADHGRLDGVVHAAGVIDDRLIAEKSPESFERVYGTKVAGAVSLLSALGELPDEGPRFVVLFGSVSAVFGNRGQADYAAANDALEALGEQWRARTGQRVLTVHWGPWAPGGLHTGMVGPELAREYARRGIALIDPEEGPLALLRELAWGDPAAGAVVHTASEW, from the coding sequence ATGAATTCGGTAGAGCACCACGTGGACCTGGTCATCGGAATCACCCCCTTCGGTGAACCGGACGCCCGTCTCGCCGCCGGGGTGAGCCGCGCCGGCGGACTCGGGGTGCTCGACCTGGGTTCGGGGGACCGGAGAGCGAGAGAGGCCCTGGCGGCACTGCGCCGATGGCCCCCCGGACGCTGGGGCGTACGGATCGGCCCGCGCTGCGAACCGCGCCCAGATGACCTCCTCGGAGACTGCGGATCCCCCGGTGGGCCGGACACGGTGGTGCTCGCGCCCGACTCCGCCTGGGACCTGTCCGCGCTCCCCCGTGACCCCCGGCTCCGAGTGCTCGTGGAGGTCACCGGGCTGAAGGCAGCACGCCGGGCCGTGGAGTCGGGGGCCGACGGGCTGATCGTCCGCGGCAGCGAGTGCGGAGGCCCCGTCGGGGAGCTCAGCACCTTCGTGCTTCTCCAGCAGCTGCTCGCGGCGGAGCCGGGAGTCCCGGTGTGGGCCTGCGGAGGAATCGCGCCGCGGACCGCCGCCGCCGCCGTCGTGGGCGGCGCCGCCGGGGTGGTGCTCGACACCCAGCTCGCGCTGCTGGCCGAGTCGCAGCTGCCCGGGCCGGTCGCGGCCGTGCTGCGTACCTGCGACGGCACGGAGACCGCGGTGTCCGGCGGCCACCGTACGCTTCGCCGGCGGGGACCCGCGGCCCGGTCCTCCGCAGACGACACTTCTCCCGTACACCGCCTGCCGGTCGGACAGGACGCCTTTCTGGCCGCCCGGTTCGCCGAGCGGTGGGGCGACACCGGCCGCGCGGTCCGGGCGGTGCTCGGTGCCGTACGGTGCGCCGTACGGGACGGCGAACGCGAGGCCGCCGCAAGGGCGCTGGGGACGGACTCGGCGATGAGCCGGGCCCTGGGAACCCGGCTGCCGGTCGCCCAGGGCCCCATGACCCGGGTGAGCGACGGGGCCGCGTTCGCCGCCGCCGTCGCCGACGACGGGGCCCTTCCCTTCATCGCCCTCGCGCTCGCCGGGGCGGACCGGTCCCGGACGATGCTGGAAGAGGCACGGCGAGCCCTGGACGGCAGACCGTGGGGGGTCGGGATCCTGGGCTTCGCCCCCGAGGAGACGAGGAGCGCACAACTGGCGGCGGTCCGGGCGGCGGGACCCACCCACGCGATCGTGGCCGGCGGCCGGCCCTCGCAGGCACGTGTGCTGGAGGAGGCCGGGATCAGGACGTTCCTCCACGTCCCCTCACCGGGTCTGCTGCGGCAGTTCCTGGACGCCGGGGCCCGCCGGTTCGTCTTCGAGGGCGCCGAGTGCGGCGGCCACGTCGGTCCCCGGAACAGCTTCCCGCTCTGGGAGGCCCAGATGGCGGTGTTGGAGGACTTCCTCGACGGTCTCGCCCGGCAGTCGGACGAGGCCAGGGCACGGGCCGCCGCCGAACAGATCGAGGTGTTCCTCGCGGGCGGCATCCACGACGAGCGCTCCGCCGCGATGGCCGCCGCGCTCGCCGCGCCGCTGACGGCGCGCGGCTGCGCCGTGGGCACTCTCATGGGCACGGCATATCTCTTCACCGAGGAAGCGGTCGCACACGGTGCGGTCCGGCCGCTGTTCCAGCGCCGGGTGCTCGCGGCGGAGCGCACGGCGCTGCTGGAGACGGCGCCCGGTCACGCCACGCGCTGTGTGCCGAGCCCGTTCAGCGATGACTTCGGCACGCTGGCCGCCGGCATGCGCGAGGAGGGACTGGCCGAGCGGGAGGTCTGGGAACGGCTGGAGCGGCTGAACGTCGGGAGGCTGCGGATCGCCGCCAAGGGCGTGGAACGCGCCGGCGGCGGAGCCCTCGGGCCCGTCGACGAGGAACGCCAGCTGGCGGAGGGCATGTTCATGGCCGGCGAAGTGGCGGTGCTGCGCACGGCCACGACCACCGTCGCCCGGCTGCACTCCGCCGTGACCGACGGCGCGGCGCGCCTGCTCACCGAACGGGCCACCGGCCCGGCGGCCCGCCCCGGACCCGGCCAGGACAGCGCAGCGACGGGCGAACCGGAGCCGCCGCAGCCGCTGGACGTGGCGGTGGTCGGCATGGCCTGCATGTTCCCCGGTGCTCCCGATCTGGCCTCCTTCTGGGCCAACGTCCTCGACGGGGTCGACTCGGTGGGCGAAGTCCCCCGTGACCGGTGGGATCCCGGTGTGCACGGCGTCGAGGCGGGCGGTACGGTCACCTCACGCTGGGGCGGGTTCCTGCCGCCGGTTCCCTTCGACGCCCTGCGTTACGGCATTCCTCCCGCCTCCCTGGGCAGCATCGAGCCCGTGCAGCTCCTGGCCCTCGAGGCCGCACGGCGGGCGCTGGACGACGCGGGGCTCGGCGACGGCGGCCGGGCGTTCGACCGGACGCGGACCGGCGTGGTGTTCGGTGCCGAACCGGGCAGCGACCTCTCGAACGCGACGACGCTGCGCGCGGTACTCCCGTCGTACTTCGGCGAGGTGCCGAAAGGACTGGAGGAGCAGCTTCCGCCGCTGACCGAGGACTCCTTCCCCGGAATGCTCGCGAACGTGGTCTCCGGGCGGATCGCGAACCGGCTCGACCTGGGCGGTCCGAACTTCACCGTCGACGCGGCCTGCGCCTCCTCCCTCGCGGCGATGGACGTCGCCTGCAAGGAACTGGTCGCGGGCACCAGCGACATCATGCTGTGCGGAGGCGCCGATCTGCACAACGGCGTCAACGACTACGTGCTGTTCTCCTCGGTGCACGCCCTCTCCCCCACCGGCCGCTGCCGGGCCTTCGACGGCTCGGCCGACGGGATCGCACTCGGCGAGGGCGTGGCGTGCGTGGTGCTGAAGCGGCTGGCCGACGCCGAGCGGGACGGCGACCGCATCTACGGTGTCGTCAAGGGCATCGGCAGTTCCAGCGACGGCAGGTCCCTCGGGCTGACCGCGCCGCGCCCGGAGGGCCAGCGCAGGGCACTGGAACGTGCGCACCGCAACGCCGGTACGTCGCCTGCGGACGTGGGACTGGTGGAGGCGCACGGCACGGGCACGGTCGTCGGCGACAGGACCGAACTCGGCGTCCTCACGGAGGTGTTCGGGGCCGCCGGTGCGAACCCGGGCGGCTGTGTCCTCGGCTCGGTCAAGTCGCAGATCGGGCACACCAAGTGCGCCGCCGGCCTGGCCGGGCTGATCAAGGCCGTGATGGCCCTGCACACCGGCGTCCGGCCGCCCACCCTGCATCTGGAACAGCCCAACGCGGCCTGGCACGAGGACCGCAGCCCGTTCGTCTTCCACCGCGAGGCACTGCCGTGGGGCGCACCGGCCGAGCGGCGCGTGGCGGGCCTGAGCGCGTTCGGCTTCGGAGGCACCAACTTCCATGTGGTGCTGGGCGCGCACGGCGGGGGGCCGCCGCCCTCGCACGGGCGTGACGCGTGGCCCGCCGAGCTGTTCCTGTTCCGCGGGACGGACCCGGCGGCCGCGCGGAGGGCCGCGGAGGACCTGCTGGAAACGGCGTCACCGGCTGCGGAAGGGGCGAGTGGGTGGCGACTGCGGGACCTGGCGCTCGCCGCCTCGCGGCGCACCGCGACGGACCGGGGTCCGGTGCGGATCGCCGTCGTCGCGAAGGATCCCGACGAACTGTGCCTGCGGCTTCGCCGAGCCCTCGACGGCGGGCACGATCCGGGCGCGGGGGTCCACCTCGCCGGCGACGAGGCGGCGGCGGGCGCCCCGGACACCGCCGGCGCGCCCCGGGGCGGGGGCAGCGGCGGCAAGGTCGCCTTCCTGTTCCCCGGGCAGGGCAGCCAGCGGACGGGCATGTTCGCCGGCCTCTTCACGGCCTTCCCCGAACTGCAGCACCTCCTCGCGCTCGACCGCGGCACGGCCACCGCGCTGCATCCCCCGGCCGCCTTCACGGACGCCGCGCGTGGGCGCGCCACCGCCGCACTCACCGACACCCGGGCCGCCCAGCCCGCGCTCGGCATGGTGAACCTCGCCGCCCACGCGCTGCTGACGCGGGCCGGGGTCGTGCCCGACATGGCGGCGGGCCACAGCTACGGCGAACTGGTCGCCCTCAGCGCCGCCGGCGCCCTCGACCCGGAGACACTGCTGACGCTGAGCTCCGAGCGCGCGGCTGCGATCCTCGCGACCGCCGGGGACGATCCCGGGGCCATGGCGGCGGTGCGGGCGTCCGCGGCGGACGTCCAGCGGGTCCTGGGTGCGCCGAGGGCCGACGGCGGTCACCACGACACCGAAAGCGGCGACAGCCGCGACAGCGAGAGCAACGGCGACCGCGCGGCGGGCGGGCTCCTGGGCGCCGGGCTCGTCGTGGCCAACCACAACACACCGCGGCAGACGGTGATCTCCGGTCCCACCGCCGCGGTGGAGGCCGCGCTGGGGCTGCTGCGCGAAGCAGGTCTCGGCGCGAAGCGCCTGCCGGTGGCGTGCGCGTTCCACAGCCCGCTGGTCGCGGAAGCCGGTGAGCGATTCGCGCGCGTGCTGGCCGAGCACCCCGTGAGGCCACCGGAGTTCCGGGTGTGGTCGAACCGTACCGCCCGGCCCTACGGCGACCGCCCCGAGGAAATCCGTGCGGAGCTGGCCGCGCAGATCGGTGCGCCGGTCCGTTTCGCCGAGCAGATCGAGGCGATGTACGAGGCGGGCGCGCGGGTCTTCGTCGAGTGCGGCCCGGGCCGGGTGCTGACCGGGCTGGTGGCCGAGGTCCTCGGTGACCGGCCGCACCGCACCGTCGCGTGCGCGCCACAGCCGGGAAGCGGACTGCCCGAACTCCTCGACGCCCTGGCCCGGCTCGCGGTGGCCGGGGTGCCGGTGACCACGGACTGGATGTTCAGGGGCCGTGACGCGGTGGACCCGGGCCGGGCCGAAGGCGGCCGGAAGCCCGGCTGGACGGTCGACGGGCATCTCGTCCGCACCTCGTCCGGCGAACTCCTGCCCGGTGCGCTGGCACCGGCCCGACGTGTCGTGGAGACGACTGTGACGGACCATCACGGGGACCGGACGCCCGAGGGCGGCGCGACCGGCCAGGACGCGCTGATAGCCGAATTCCTGCGAACGAGCAGGGAGATGGTGGCGGCCCAGCGCGACGTCCTGCTGACGTACTTCGGGGGGCGGGCGCCAGGTGACCCCCTGCCCGCACCGGACGGCCCTCCACTCGCTCCCGCATTGCAGACGGGACGCGCGGAGGCGTGGGAGCCGGAGCCCGTCGGCACGCCCCCGGAAGCCGGAGCCGCCGCAACCGGACCCGGCCACCTCGCGGGGCAGGAGCGGACGGGCGCCCCCGGAGGCGGCGTTGATCCGGCCGGGCCGCCCTCCGGTGACGACGTCCTGCGCCTGATCGTGGACATCATCAGTGAGCGCACGGGCTATCCGGCCGACATGGTCGAGCCGGGACTCGACCTGGAAGCGGATCTGAGCATCGACTCGATCAAGCGGACCGAGATCGTCGGCGAACTGGCCGGACAGCTGATCCGGGCCGGAGCGGCGCCCGCCGACGCCGGCTCGCTGGACGACGCCGCGATGGAGGAGCTCTCCCGGGCCAGAACCGCCGAGGCCCTGGCCGCCGGGATCTGCGCCCTGCTGCCCGGGGCCGGAGCCGAACCGGACGGCGGTCCGGCGGCTTCCGCCACCGGACCGGGAACGCCGGCCGCCCCGGCCCCGGTCCCGGTCCCGGTCCCGGAGCGGAACGGCAACGGCAACGGCAACGGCAACGGCAACGGCAACGGCAACGGCAACGGCCCGTACCGGGTTGCGGCCACCGGCACCGGAAGGGGCTCTGAGGCGGCGATGTCAGCGGCACCGACGACGCAGATCTCACGGTTCCCTTCCGGTGACGGCGGCGGCGCGGCACCCGGAGCGGACACCCCTCTCGTCGCCGCACCCAAACGCCTGGAACTGCGCAAGGTGCCGCTGAACCGCAATCCGGGTGCCGCGACGCCCGCGGCTCTGCGGGGGCGGAGGTTCGTGCTGCTGGGCGACGGGGACGGTGAGCTCGCGGGCACGGCACGGGCCCTCGCCGCGGCACTGGAACGGCACGGTGCCGTGTCCGCCGTCCTCGACGCCGAACAACCGCTGCCGCCGCAGAACGGCCACGGGCCGCTCGACGGAGTCGTCCTGCTCGACCCGCTGGCCGCCTCCGGGCCGCCGGTCCTGCCCTCGGCCTTCCCGGTCGTCAAGGCGGCGCTGGCCTGCCGCCCCGCACGGCTACTCGCCGTACGGCTCACCGAGGAGGGCCTGGTGACGGAGCGTTCGGCCGGGCTGCGCGGGCTCTTCCGCACCATCGCCCGGGAGTGCCCGGACACCGGTCCCACCGTGATCGACCTCGATCCGGGCGGCGGGGCGCGCATGCCGCGGACGCCGGAGGGCGTCGCGGCCGCGGTGGTCGAGGAGCTGTCCGCGGCCGGCGGGGCACCGGCCGTGGTACGCGACGCGGACGGCGTGCACACGTGGGAGCCCGTCGAGGCGCCCTTCGGGATGACGGCGGCGACCGGTGCGGGACCCGCCGGGGACGGGGCCGCGGAGGCCGCGGCGCTCGGGCTCGACCAGGACTCGGTCGTCCTGCTGACCGGAGGGGCCCGGGGCATCACGGCGGCGTTCGCCGTCGCACTCGCCCGGGCTTCCCGCTGCCGTGTCGAACTGCTCGGCAGGACGCCCGCCCCCGCCGGGCCGGAGGATCCGGAGACGGCGGCGGCCGGCGACAGGGCGGCGCTGCGCCGTGTGCTCGCGGTGCGGGGCGGGTACTCCTCCCCCGCCGAGATCGACCGGACGGCCGAACTGATCCTCGCCCAGCGGGAGATGGCCGCCACCCTGACCGCGCTCGAGGCCGCCGGGAGCCGGGTCCGCTACCGCAGCGTCGACTGCCGCGACTCCGCCGCCGTGCTGCAGGCGGTGAAGGAGATCCATGCCGACCACGGGCGTCTCGACGGAGTCGTCCACGCCGCGGGAGTCATCGACGACAGGCTC